A region from the Deinococcus depolymerans genome encodes:
- a CDS encoding OmpA/MotB family protein, with the protein MDDDLNPFIAFSDLMLNLALILVFFVVATILIGRAGWEEVRYKDAQKLVRAAVQRDLPRPLGPSNTTRLDPPGAQRWVFQNETLFQPGTSTLTEPGRAVLAKFARIICRSPEWRRIRVEGHTKPIQGQADEWELSAARAAQVAKVLANIGRIRPYHLAVAGRAGQAPVDKKRPDNPENERVELLLEFVSNDALPSPCIAAAK; encoded by the coding sequence ATGGACGACGATCTCAATCCCTTTATCGCATTTTCTGACCTGATGCTCAACCTCGCGTTGATCCTTGTCTTCTTTGTCGTTGCCACCATCTTGATCGGACGCGCCGGGTGGGAGGAAGTGCGGTATAAAGACGCGCAGAAACTTGTTCGGGCCGCCGTACAGCGCGACCTGCCCCGCCCGCTCGGGCCGAGCAACACCACCCGACTCGACCCACCCGGCGCACAACGCTGGGTGTTTCAGAACGAAACCCTATTTCAACCAGGCACATCCACGCTGACCGAGCCGGGCCGTGCGGTTCTCGCAAAGTTTGCGCGGATTATTTGTCGGTCTCCCGAATGGCGCCGCATCCGCGTTGAGGGACACACCAAACCTATTCAGGGTCAGGCCGACGAGTGGGAGCTGTCGGCCGCGCGGGCCGCGCAGGTTGCGAAGGTTCTCGCGAACATCGGCCGGATCCGTCCGTATCACCTCGCGGTTGCTGGACGCGCCGGGCAGGCTCCGGTAGACAAGAAGCGCCCAGACAATCCAGAAAACGAACGGGTGGAACTGCTCCTGGAATTCGTCTCCAACGACGCCCTCCCGAGCCCTTGTATTGCAGCCGCGAAGTGA